The Triplophysa rosa linkage group LG25, Trosa_1v2, whole genome shotgun sequence genome window below encodes:
- the LOC130548493 gene encoding natural killer cell receptor 2B4-like isoform X1 has product MILKTAFLYLCLLIMKGVFGVGADEVKSVTEGDSVTLNTHLTHIQTQDHILWQFESQGTRIAEIYAQILCTYDRPQLDNQTGSLTITNITSTDSGLYKLLIIRNTGTSYKRFNVTVYARLPVPVIIRNSSQCSSSSERSSVSICVLLCSVMNVTRVSLSWYKGKSLLSSISVSDLNIRLSLPLEVEYQDTNTYRCVINNPITNHTQHLNINEICRPCPDFIQRSHLILLIAAVVLLVIVSSVCLIYCHYNNCKQPAMNVSIYTPRCFINIANSFCKLKKCYYNSSHSGEDTLHQTNTTV; this is encoded by the exons ATGATTCTCAAAACAGCTTTTCTCTATCTGTGTTTATTGATCATGAAGG gtgtgtttggtgttggtgcagatgaagtgaagtcagtgacggagggagattctgtcacACTAAACACTCATCTCACTcacatacagacacaagatCACATACTGTGGCAGTTTGAATCTCAAGGGACTCGTATCGCTGAAATATATGCACAGATCCTCTGTACATATGATAGACCACAACTGGACAatcagactggatctctcaccatcacaaacatcacaagCACAGACTCTGGACTTTATAAACTACTGATCATCAGAAACACAGGAACTTCATACAAGAGATTCAATGTTACTGTCTATG CTCGTCTGCCTGTTCCTGTCATCATCAGAAACTCTTCTCAATGTTCTTCATCATCAGAAAGATCTTCAGTGTCAatatgtgtgttgttgtgttcagtgatgaatgtgacacgtgtgagtctctcctggtacaaaggaaagagtttattgtccagcatcagtgtgtctgatctcaacatcagactctctctacctctggaggtggaatatcaggatacaaacacatacagatgtgtcatcaacaatcccatcacaaaccacacacaacatctcaACATCAATGAGATCTGTCGGCCGTGTCCAG ATTTTATCCAGCGTTCACATTTAATACTGCTGATAGCTGCTGTTGTGCTGCTGGTCATAGTTTCATCTGTTTGTTTGATTTACTGCCACTACAACAACTGTAAACAACCAGCAATGAACGTGAGTATTTATACGCCACGTTGTTTCATCAATATTGCAAATTCATTCTGTAAGTTAAAAAAGTGTTATTACAATAGTTCACACTCAGGAGAAGATACACTACACCAGACCAACACCACTGTATGA
- the LOC130548493 gene encoding natural killer cell receptor 2B4-like isoform X3 — MILKTAFLYLCLLIMKGVFGVGADEVKSVTEGDSVTLNTHLTHIQTQDHILWQFESQGTRIAEIYAQILCTYDRPQLDNQTGSLTITNITSTDSGLYKLLIIRNTGTSYKRFNVTVYARLPVPVIIRNSSQCSSSSERSSVSICVLLCSVMNVTRVSLSWYKGKSLLSSISVSDLNIRLSLPLEVEYQDTNTYRCVINNPITNHTQHLNINEICRPCPDFIQRSHLILLIAAVVLLVIVSSVCLIYCHYNNCKQPAMNFTLRRRYTTPDQHHCMSTTPSGVT; from the exons ATGATTCTCAAAACAGCTTTTCTCTATCTGTGTTTATTGATCATGAAGG gtgtgtttggtgttggtgcagatgaagtgaagtcagtgacggagggagattctgtcacACTAAACACTCATCTCACTcacatacagacacaagatCACATACTGTGGCAGTTTGAATCTCAAGGGACTCGTATCGCTGAAATATATGCACAGATCCTCTGTACATATGATAGACCACAACTGGACAatcagactggatctctcaccatcacaaacatcacaagCACAGACTCTGGACTTTATAAACTACTGATCATCAGAAACACAGGAACTTCATACAAGAGATTCAATGTTACTGTCTATG CTCGTCTGCCTGTTCCTGTCATCATCAGAAACTCTTCTCAATGTTCTTCATCATCAGAAAGATCTTCAGTGTCAatatgtgtgttgttgtgttcagtgatgaatgtgacacgtgtgagtctctcctggtacaaaggaaagagtttattgtccagcatcagtgtgtctgatctcaacatcagactctctctacctctggaggtggaatatcaggatacaaacacatacagatgtgtcatcaacaatcccatcacaaaccacacacaacatctcaACATCAATGAGATCTGTCGGCCGTGTCCAG ATTTTATCCAGCGTTCACATTTAATACTGCTGATAGCTGCTGTTGTGCTGCTGGTCATAGTTTCATCTGTTTGTTTGATTTACTGCCACTACAACAACTGTAAACAACCAGCAATGAAC TTCACACTCAGGAGAAGATACACTACACCAGACCAACACCACTGTATGAGCACAACGCCTTCAGGAGTCACATGA
- the LOC130548493 gene encoding natural killer cell receptor 2B4-like isoform X2, producing MILKTAFLYLCLLIMKGVFGVGADEVKSVTEGDSVTLNTHLTHIQTQDHILWQFESQGTRIAEIYAQILCTYDRPQLDNQTGSLTITNITSTDSGLYKLLIIRNTGTSYKRFNVTVYARLPVPVIIRNSSQCSSSSERSSVSICVLLCSVMNVTRVSLSWYKGKSLLSSISVSDLNIRLSLPLEVEYQDTNTYRCVINNPITNHTQHLNINEICRPCPDFIQRSHLILLIAAVVLLVIVSSVCLIYCHYNNCKQPAMNDVKEDHTSCSTVNNMNTKITNKVCFI from the exons ATGATTCTCAAAACAGCTTTTCTCTATCTGTGTTTATTGATCATGAAGG gtgtgtttggtgttggtgcagatgaagtgaagtcagtgacggagggagattctgtcacACTAAACACTCATCTCACTcacatacagacacaagatCACATACTGTGGCAGTTTGAATCTCAAGGGACTCGTATCGCTGAAATATATGCACAGATCCTCTGTACATATGATAGACCACAACTGGACAatcagactggatctctcaccatcacaaacatcacaagCACAGACTCTGGACTTTATAAACTACTGATCATCAGAAACACAGGAACTTCATACAAGAGATTCAATGTTACTGTCTATG CTCGTCTGCCTGTTCCTGTCATCATCAGAAACTCTTCTCAATGTTCTTCATCATCAGAAAGATCTTCAGTGTCAatatgtgtgttgttgtgttcagtgatgaatgtgacacgtgtgagtctctcctggtacaaaggaaagagtttattgtccagcatcagtgtgtctgatctcaacatcagactctctctacctctggaggtggaatatcaggatacaaacacatacagatgtgtcatcaacaatcccatcacaaaccacacacaacatctcaACATCAATGAGATCTGTCGGCCGTGTCCAG ATTTTATCCAGCGTTCACATTTAATACTGCTGATAGCTGCTGTTGTGCTGCTGGTCATAGTTTCATCTGTTTGTTTGATTTACTGCCACTACAACAACTGTAAACAACCAGCAATGAAC GATGTTAAAGAAGATCACACATCATGCTCAACTGTAAATAATATGAATACAAAAATAACTaataaagtttgttttatatga
- the LOC130548494 gene encoding natural killer cell receptor 2B4-like, with amino-acid sequence MPLIPLCVFSLLLVKGVSGVEVKSVSVTEGDSLTLHTHLPGVQADIQILWLYGPQEIRIAEIREQKPMTYVETGRYGDRLKLDNQTGSLTITNITITDSGLYKLEIINSKETSEKKFNVTVYDRLSVPVIIRNSSQCSSSSERSSNCSFLCSVMNVTCVSLSWYKGKSLLSSISVSDLNIRLSLPLEVEYQDTNTYRCVVNNPITNHTQHLNITDVCQTCPGLHHTDLVVIIAVIVFILIAAAGLVKHRIVAVKHCRINRQEPQEFHEEEVISLNHLNNDMGPNSDEFSAPAVSNGV; translated from the exons ATGCCACTAATACCgctttgtgtgttttctctatTGCTGGTGAAAG GTGTGTCTGGTgttgaagtgaagtcagtgtcagtgacGGAGGGAGATTCTCTCACTCTACACACTCATCTTCCTGGCGTACAGGCAGACATTCAGATACTTTGGCTGTATGGACCTCAAGAGATCCGCATAGCTGAAATTCGTGAACAGAAACCCATGACATACGTTGAAACTGGAAGATATggagacagactgaagctggacaatcagactggatctctcaccatcacaaacatcacaatcACAGACTCTGGACTTTATAAACTAGAGATCATCAACAGCAAGGAAACGTCAGAAAAGAAATTCAATGTTACCGTCTACG ATCGTCTGTCTGTTCCTGTCATCATCAGAAACTCTTCTCAATGTTCTTCATCATCAGAAAGATCTTCAAATTGTTCCTTtctgtgttcagtgatgaatgtgacatgtgtgagtctctcctggtacaaaggaaagagtttattgtccagcatcagtgtgtctgatctcaacatcagactctctctacctctggaggtggaatatcaggacacaaacacatacagatgtgtcgtcaacaatcccatcacaaaccacacacaacatctcaACATCACTGATGTCTGTCAGACATGTCCAG GTTTACACCATACTGACTTGGTTGTCATCATAGCAGTTATTGTTTTCATTCTAATAGCAGCAGCTGGTTTGGTCAAGCACAGGATTGTAGCAGTCAAACACTGTCGGATCAATAGACAAGAACCACAGGAAT tccatGAAGAAGAGGTgatatccttgaatcacttgaaCAATGATATG GGACCCAACAGTGATGAATTTTCTGCACCAGCAGTTTCAAATGGAGTTTGA